The following are encoded together in the Methylomonas methanica MC09 genome:
- a CDS encoding TIR domain-containing protein — protein MRVCVVGGVSATGSTDSGKIEAYSDVGFGVVIYTPCDIGGKNTEPPELKGRARQNVVFEHGFLIGKLGRANVCPLVKGSLETPNDISGIVYTSMDNSNWQLELAKELRVAGYTVDMNKVI, from the coding sequence ATGCGCGTATGCGTAGTCGGGGGCGTTTCAGCTACCGGGAGCACGGATTCAGGAAAAATTGAAGCATATTCAGATGTTGGTTTTGGTGTAGTAATTTACACACCGTGCGATATTGGCGGAAAGAACACTGAACCACCGGAGCTAAAAGGGCGTGCAAGGCAAAATGTCGTTTTTGAACACGGTTTTCTAATTGGAAAACTAGGCCGCGCTAACGTATGTCCATTGGTTAAAGGTAGTCTCGAAACACCAAACGATATTTCTGGCATTGTTTACACGTCTATGGATAACTCTAATTGGCAATTAGAGCTTGCTAAAGAGCTTAGAGTTGCAGGCTACACTGTTGATATGAATAAAGTAATTTAG